In the Blastocatellia bacterium genome, one interval contains:
- the metH gene encoding methionine synthase: MIFDTLTELLQKRILLLDGAMGTTIQQYRLTEADFRGQLLKDHPYDVKGNNDLLCLTQPQIITEIHRAFLEAGADIIETNTFNGTAISQADYHTQSLVYQINLQAAKIAKEAALEFTRRTPDKPRFVAGALGPTNKTASLSPDVNDPGLRAVSFDELVVAYTEQIRGLIDGGVDLLLVETIFDTLNAKAALFAIEEYTRSLGKALPVMISGTIVDASGRTLSGQTTEAFWISVSHARHLLSVGLNCALGSQQMRPFIEELSRLAPVFVSLYPNAGLPNQFGGYDETPEMMAETLRDYARHGFVNIIGGCCGTTPEHIKAMAPIADEYPPRQRPEVPPYLRLSGLEPLVVRPETNFVNIGERTNVAGSRRFARLIMDGDFEGALSVARQQVENGAQILDVNMDEGLLDSEAAMVRFLRLLAAEPDIARVPIMIDSSKWSVIEAGLKCLQGKSIVNSISLKEGEEAFKAQARKILQYGAAVVVMAFDERGQADVYERKIEICERAYRILTQEVGFAPQDIIFDPNILTIATGIEEHQNYAIDFIRATRWIKEHLPLASVSGGISNISFSFRGHERVRQAMHAAFLYHAIKAGLDMGIVNAGQLEVYEEIPHDLLTLIEDVLFNRRPDATERLVAYAEGLKRTGREAVVEDGWRRASVEERLKHALIKGIVDYIEEDTEEARQKYVSPLKVIEGPLMDGMNVVGDLFGAGKMFLPQVVKSARVMKKAVAYLVPFIEAEKAKSNEARAAGKIVLATVKGDVHDIGKNIVGVVLACNNYQVIDLGVMVPCEKILQVAREQNADLIGLSGLITPSLDEMVHVAQEMERLGFQVPLLIGGATTSRIHTAVKIDPHYSGPTVHVVDASRTVPVVSQLVDTRTRAAFAQAVKSEYQKIRDDYQRRQADKSYLTLEQARANRLQFDWTQVHITTPQRMGITVLTDYPLEEISRYIDWTPFFLTWELSGKYPDIFEHPKIGQTARKLYEDAQVMLAQVIAEGLLKAQGVAGLFPANSVGYDDIEVYADETRQRVLAVFHTLRQQSIKAPGHPNLALADYVAPRETGVKDYIGAFAVTAGIGIEQVIARFEREHDDYSSIMIKALADRLAEAFAELLHQRVRTELWGYAPDEQLTNEELIKEAYRGIRPAPGYPACPDHTEKRILFDLLQVEAQTGIRLTENLAMYPAASVCGLYFAHPASKYFAVGKITRDQVLDYHRRKGMSIEAVERWLSPYLSY; the protein is encoded by the coding sequence ATGATCTTCGATACGCTGACTGAACTGCTGCAAAAACGAATTCTGCTGCTTGATGGTGCGATGGGCACCACCATTCAGCAGTACCGGCTGACAGAGGCAGACTTTCGCGGCCAGCTCTTGAAGGATCACCCATACGATGTGAAAGGGAACAATGACCTGCTGTGCTTAACTCAGCCGCAGATCATCACCGAGATCCACCGCGCGTTCCTAGAGGCGGGAGCGGACATCATCGAGACGAACACATTCAACGGGACGGCTATCTCGCAAGCCGATTATCACACCCAGTCGCTTGTCTATCAGATTAACTTGCAGGCAGCGAAAATCGCTAAGGAGGCGGCGCTGGAGTTTACGCGCCGGACGCCTGATAAGCCGCGCTTCGTTGCCGGCGCGCTCGGTCCTACCAACAAGACGGCCTCGCTCTCACCTGATGTCAATGATCCAGGGCTGCGGGCCGTCTCGTTTGACGAGTTAGTAGTGGCTTACACCGAGCAAATCCGCGGCCTGATTGATGGCGGCGTTGATCTGTTATTGGTCGAAACCATCTTCGATACACTCAACGCCAAGGCCGCCCTGTTTGCCATTGAGGAGTATACACGGTCGCTTGGCAAGGCGCTGCCGGTGATGATTTCAGGCACGATCGTGGATGCCAGTGGCCGCACGTTATCAGGACAAACGACCGAAGCGTTTTGGATTTCTGTTTCGCATGCGCGGCATTTACTCAGTGTTGGGCTTAATTGCGCCCTCGGTTCGCAGCAGATGCGCCCGTTTATCGAGGAACTGTCGCGGCTGGCGCCGGTGTTTGTCAGTCTGTATCCCAATGCCGGGCTGCCCAATCAGTTTGGCGGTTATGACGAAACGCCGGAGATGATGGCTGAGACGCTGCGCGACTATGCGCGGCACGGCTTCGTGAACATCATTGGTGGATGCTGCGGCACGACGCCTGAACATATCAAGGCGATGGCTCCCATTGCCGATGAGTACCCGCCCCGGCAGCGGCCTGAGGTTCCTCCTTATCTGCGATTGAGCGGCTTGGAGCCGCTCGTGGTGCGGCCTGAAACAAACTTCGTCAACATTGGCGAGCGCACCAATGTAGCCGGCTCGCGCCGGTTCGCGCGGTTGATTATGGACGGCGATTTTGAAGGCGCTCTGTCGGTGGCGCGGCAGCAGGTGGAAAATGGCGCTCAGATTCTCGATGTCAACATGGACGAAGGGCTGTTGGATTCGGAAGCAGCCATGGTTCGGTTCCTACGGTTGTTGGCGGCTGAGCCGGACATTGCCCGTGTGCCCATCATGATTGATTCATCCAAGTGGTCGGTGATCGAAGCTGGGTTGAAATGTCTGCAAGGGAAATCCATTGTCAATTCGATCAGCTTGAAGGAAGGCGAAGAAGCGTTCAAAGCACAGGCACGTAAAATTCTGCAATATGGCGCGGCCGTGGTGGTCATGGCGTTTGACGAGCGGGGGCAGGCTGATGTTTATGAGCGCAAAATTGAAATCTGTGAGCGCGCCTATCGGATATTGACGCAAGAAGTCGGATTCGCGCCGCAGGACATCATTTTTGACCCCAATATCCTCACGATTGCCACCGGCATTGAAGAACATCAAAACTACGCGATTGACTTCATTCGCGCGACACGATGGATAAAAGAGCATCTGCCGTTGGCCAGCGTCAGCGGCGGCATCAGTAACATTTCGTTTTCGTTTCGCGGCCACGAGCGCGTGCGGCAGGCGATGCACGCGGCGTTCCTCTATCATGCCATCAAAGCGGGCTTGGACATGGGGATTGTCAATGCTGGTCAACTGGAGGTTTATGAGGAAATCCCGCATGACTTGCTGACGTTGATTGAAGATGTGCTGTTCAATCGCCGGCCGGATGCTACAGAGCGGCTGGTGGCCTATGCAGAGGGTCTGAAACGGACGGGCAGAGAAGCTGTTGTTGAAGATGGATGGCGGCGCGCTTCAGTGGAAGAACGATTAAAGCACGCCCTGATCAAGGGCATTGTTGACTACATCGAAGAAGACACGGAAGAGGCGCGGCAGAAGTACGTCAGCCCATTGAAAGTGATCGAAGGCCCTTTGATGGACGGCATGAATGTGGTCGGTGATCTATTTGGCGCCGGCAAGATGTTCCTGCCACAAGTGGTCAAAAGCGCCCGCGTGATGAAGAAGGCTGTGGCGTATTTGGTCCCATTCATTGAGGCGGAGAAAGCGAAATCGAATGAGGCGCGCGCAGCCGGAAAAATCGTGCTGGCTACCGTCAAAGGCGATGTGCATGACATCGGCAAGAACATCGTCGGCGTGGTGTTGGCCTGCAACAATTACCAGGTGATTGATCTGGGCGTGATGGTGCCGTGCGAAAAGATTCTGCAGGTAGCCCGTGAGCAGAACGCCGACCTGATCGGGTTGAGCGGATTGATCACCCCATCGTTGGACGAGATGGTTCACGTCGCGCAAGAGATGGAACGACTGGGTTTCCAGGTTCCGTTGCTGATTGGGGGGGCCACGACGTCGCGGATTCACACGGCTGTCAAAATTGATCCGCATTATTCTGGGCCAACCGTTCACGTGGTGGATGCTTCGCGCACGGTTCCCGTCGTCAGCCAGTTGGTTGATACTCGCACGCGCGCTGCCTTTGCTCAGGCTGTTAAATCAGAATACCAGAAGATTCGCGACGATTATCAACGCCGCCAAGCTGATAAATCCTATTTGACGTTGGAGCAGGCGCGAGCGAATCGGTTGCAATTTGATTGGACGCAGGTGCACATTACTACTCCTCAACGCATGGGCATCACGGTGTTGACGGATTATCCGCTTGAAGAGATCAGCCGGTATATTGATTGGACGCCATTTTTCCTGACGTGGGAATTATCTGGCAAGTATCCTGATATTTTTGAGCATCCCAAAATCGGCCAGACGGCACGCAAGCTCTACGAAGACGCGCAGGTCATGCTGGCGCAGGTGATTGCCGAAGGTCTTTTGAAGGCTCAGGGCGTCGCCGGTTTGTTTCCAGCTAACAGCGTTGGCTATGACGATATCGAAGTCTATGCTGACGAAACGCGGCAGCGGGTGCTGGCCGTGTTTCATACGCTTCGGCAGCAGAGCATAAAGGCGCCGGGGCATCCGAACCTGGCGCTGGCCGATTATGTCGCGCCAAGAGAAACCGGCGTGAAGGATTACATTGGTGCGTTTGCTGTGACAGCCGGCATTGGCATTGAGCAGGTCATTGCCCGATTTGAGCGTGAGCACGATGATTACAGCAGCATCATGATCAAAGCGTTGGCCGACCGGCTGGCCGAGGCGTTCGCCGAATTGCTGCATCAGCGCGTGCGAACCGAGTTGTGGGGATACGCGCCCGACGAACAACTGACCAATGAAGAGCTGATCAAAGAAGCCTATCGTGGCATCCGGCCGGCTCCCGGCTATCCGGCCTGTCCGGATCACACGGAGAAACGGATTTTGTTCGATCTGTTACAAGTTGAAGCACAGACCGGCATCCGGCTGACGGAAAATTTAGCCATGTACCCAGCAGCCTCTGTGTGCGGTTTGTACTTTGCTCACCCAGCGTCCAAGTACTTTGCCGTCGGCAAAATCACCCGCGATCAGGTCCTCGATTACCACCGTCGCAAGGGCATGAGTATCGAAGCTGTTGAACGCTGGTTGAGTCCTTATTTGAGCTACTGA